The following proteins come from a genomic window of Nitrospiraceae bacterium:
- a CDS encoding L,D-transpeptidase, producing MQSAPLVYPAAEQDEQFVLIDLAEQFLGAYEYGALRFALPIASGNGNNETPTGEFRIAAAHRSHQSCLYTVEGTDRPYPMNYALRFHVNREGVSYWIHGRDMPGYPASHGCIGLYDEPMQAEQYGMPKDPELSDAKRLFVWVLGREPEDDHVVLLEHGPRVRIIGQAPKSER from the coding sequence ATTCAATCCGCTCCGCTCGTCTACCCCGCCGCCGAACAGGATGAACAATTTGTTCTGATCGACTTGGCGGAACAGTTTTTGGGCGCCTACGAATACGGCGCGCTTCGATTTGCCCTGCCGATCGCGTCTGGGAACGGGAACAATGAAACGCCAACCGGCGAGTTTCGCATCGCGGCAGCGCATCGCAGCCATCAATCCTGCCTCTACACGGTTGAGGGAACGGATCGTCCTTATCCCATGAACTATGCGTTGCGATTCCACGTGAATCGGGAGGGCGTGTCCTATTGGATTCATGGACGCGATATGCCTGGGTATCCCGCATCCCACGGCTGCATCGGCCTCTACGATGAACCGATGCAGGCGGAGCAGTATGGGATGCCGAAGGATCCTGAGCTGAGCGATGCGAAACGACTCTTCGTGTGGGTATTAGGCAGAGAGCCGGAGGACGATCACGTGGTCTTGCTCGAGCATGGTCCGCGGGTGCGAATCATTGGCCAGGCCCCGAAAAGCGAGCGCTAG